One window of Helicobacter winghamensis ATCC BAA-430 genomic DNA carries:
- a CDS encoding ABC transporter ATP-binding protein, with translation MLKIENLSFYYENNHILKNLSFNAQKGELWGLMGPNGSGKTTFLKCIMALLQPSSCNILINGENYHSLTTSKMAKLIAYVPQEHKPPFPFSVKEIVLMGRSPHMGGIFGLKKEDFDAAYNAMELLEILDIAERPVTSLSGGQRQLTLIARALAQNAPIMILDEPTSALDFHNQISIWKILKKVAKFGKLVIACSHDPNHLLWFASHTLVLKNGEIIASGKTESIITPKLLKEIYNSKYSISKVNDKSIIQPILDSNF, from the coding sequence ATGCTAAAGATTGAAAATTTAAGTTTTTATTATGAAAACAACCACATTTTAAAAAATCTATCCTTTAACGCACAAAAAGGCGAACTTTGGGGATTAATGGGACCAAATGGTAGCGGAAAGACAACCTTTTTAAAATGTATAATGGCTTTACTTCAGCCCTCATCTTGTAATATTTTAATAAATGGAGAAAACTACCACTCTCTAACCACTTCAAAAATGGCAAAACTAATTGCTTATGTTCCACAAGAACACAAGCCTCCTTTTCCTTTTAGCGTCAAAGAGATTGTTTTAATGGGAAGATCCCCACATATGGGAGGAATCTTTGGACTTAAAAAAGAAGATTTTGACGCAGCTTATAATGCAATGGAACTTTTAGAAATCCTAGATATTGCCGAACGCCCTGTTACTTCATTAAGTGGAGGACAACGCCAACTCACACTAATCGCGCGCGCCCTAGCACAAAATGCACCAATAATGATACTAGATGAACCAACAAGTGCGTTAGATTTTCACAATCAAATCTCCATTTGGAAAATCTTAAAAAAAGTCGCAAAGTTTGGTAAACTTGTTATTGCTTGCAGCCACGATCCTAACCACTTACTTTGGTTTGCCAGCCACACACTTGTGCTAAAAAATGGTGAAATTATCGCTTCTGGAAAAACAGAATCCATTATCACCCCAAAACTCTTAAAAGAAATCTATAACAGCAAATACTCTATCTCAAAAGTCAATGATAAAAGCATAATCCAACCCATTTTGGATTCTAACTTTTAA
- a CDS encoding CZB domain-containing protein: METLGAQNDTLEKINCSADEIYNDTYQILVTTFIGLVKLDHLLFKTNGYRAIFNEDLEAKFVGHHDCRLGKWYDSGNGKQFFSMLPSYAKLEPFHKEVHDNIVAAHEILKQHGNTRDCLDQIYDYFKKAEEASDGVVLCLDNLVQEKLSSLS; encoded by the coding sequence ATGGAAACTCTTGGTGCACAAAATGATACGCTAGAAAAAATTAATTGTTCTGCTGATGAAATCTATAATGATACTTACCAAATTCTTGTTACAACATTTATAGGACTTGTAAAACTTGATCATTTACTTTTCAAAACAAATGGCTATCGTGCAATTTTCAATGAGGATTTAGAGGCGAAATTTGTAGGACATCACGATTGTCGTTTAGGTAAATGGTATGATAGCGGAAATGGAAAGCAATTCTTTTCAATGCTTCCAAGCTACGCGAAATTAGAGCCATTCCACAAAGAAGTGCATGATAATATTGTTGCTGCACACGAGATCTTAAAACAACATGGAAACACACGCGACTGCCTAGATCAAATCTATGATTACTTCAAAAAAGCTGAAGAGGCAAGCGATGGTGTTGTCTTATGCTTAGATAATCTAGTACAAGAAAAACTCTCTTCCCTCTCTTAA
- a CDS encoding HypC/HybG/HupF family hydrogenase formation chaperone translates to MCLAIPSKVISVDKENNMVMLDTLGVMREASLDLMQEEVNIGDYVLLHIGYVMGKIDEEQAKLSLETYAEILESIEAEEAELKSANGSKI, encoded by the coding sequence ATGTGTCTAGCCATACCTTCTAAAGTGATTTCTGTTGATAAAGAAAATAATATGGTAATGCTTGATACACTTGGTGTTATGCGTGAAGCAAGTTTGGATTTAATGCAAGAAGAAGTTAATATTGGAGATTATGTGCTTTTGCATATTGGCTATGTGATGGGAAAGATTGATGAAGAGCAAGCAAAGCTATCACTAGAAACTTATGCGGAGATTTTAGAATCCATTGAAGCAGAGGAAGCGGAGCTAAAAAGTGCTAATGGTAGCAAGATTTAA
- the hypB gene encoding hydrogenase nickel incorporation protein HypB — translation MKNSIKSIEVGQRILSKNDKVAMELREIYKKDSVFVVNLMSSPGSGKTTLLEHIAKEKLLGFSVVEGDLQTNRDAERLARFGVNAYQITTGEACHLEALMIKDALEKLRNQGDLKEFMFIENVGNLVCPASYDLGANMNIVLLSTPEGDDKVLKYPTMFLCADAVVISKADLIEIFNFKIERVREDLAKLKKEIPLFLLSSKNKESLKKFCAFLQQKKEQNYVSSHTF, via the coding sequence ATGAAAAACTCTATAAAAAGCATAGAAGTTGGGCAGAGGATTCTTTCTAAAAATGATAAAGTGGCAATGGAGTTGCGCGAGATTTACAAAAAGGATTCCGTTTTTGTGGTAAATCTTATGAGTTCCCCAGGAAGTGGCAAAACAACGCTATTAGAGCATATCGCAAAAGAGAAGTTGTTAGGCTTTAGCGTGGTGGAAGGGGATTTGCAAACAAATCGTGATGCGGAGCGTTTAGCACGCTTTGGGGTAAATGCTTATCAAATTACCACAGGAGAAGCTTGCCATTTAGAAGCTTTAATGATTAAAGACGCACTTGAAAAATTGCGCAATCAAGGAGATTTGAAAGAGTTTATGTTTATTGAAAATGTGGGAAATCTTGTTTGTCCTGCAAGCTATGATTTAGGGGCAAATATGAATATTGTTTTGCTGTCCACTCCAGAAGGCGATGATAAGGTGCTAAAATACCCTACAATGTTTTTGTGCGCTGATGCGGTGGTGATTTCTAAAGCGGATTTAATAGAAATTTTTAACTTTAAGATAGAGCGCGTTAGAGAGGATTTAGCAAAACTTAAAAAAGAGATTCCATTGTTTTTGCTATCCTCCAAAAACAAGGAATCTTTGAAGAAATTCTGCGCATTTTTACAGCAAAAAAAGGAGCAAAATTATGTGTCTAGCCATACCTTCTAA
- the ribA gene encoding GTP cyclohydrolase II yields the protein MQNVIEFSNEATLPTQFGEFKIRSFREKTHNHILEHLVIKTQNLPQNPLVRVHSECLTGDALLSLKCDCGDELHATLKRIQKEQGMVIYLRQEGRGIGLFNKVNAYALQDTGLDTVEANLALGFKEDERDYSVVKFIFDFYKLTQIRLLTNNPSKINTFKTMIKVIREPILTQCNQHNSHYLAIKKEKMGHLL from the coding sequence ATGCAAAATGTTATAGAATTTTCTAATGAAGCAACACTGCCCACGCAATTTGGAGAGTTTAAAATCCGCTCTTTTAGAGAAAAAACTCATAATCACATCCTAGAACATCTTGTGATTAAAACGCAAAATTTACCACAAAATCCCCTTGTGCGTGTGCATTCAGAATGTCTAACAGGAGATGCACTTCTTAGCCTAAAATGTGATTGCGGAGACGAGTTGCACGCCACTCTAAAAAGAATCCAAAAAGAGCAAGGAATGGTGATTTATCTCCGTCAAGAAGGCAGAGGTATTGGGCTTTTTAACAAAGTTAATGCTTATGCCCTGCAAGATACAGGGCTTGACACAGTGGAAGCAAATTTAGCATTAGGCTTTAAAGAAGATGAACGCGATTATAGCGTGGTAAAATTCATCTTTGATTTTTACAAACTCACACAAATTCGCTTGCTTACCAATAATCCTAGCAAAATCAATACTTTTAAAACAATGATAAAAGTTATAAGAGAGCCAATCTTGACACAATGCAATCAACACAATTCCCACTATCTTGCTATTAAAAAAGAAAAAATGGGGCATTTACTCTAA